atttgtgtctgactgtatgtgtgtgtgtgtctgtgtgagtgtgtgtgtctttgtgtgtctgtctctgtgtgagtgcgtctttgtgtgtctgtgtgtgtgagtgtgagtgtgactttgtgagtgtgtctgtgtgagtgtgtgtgtctttgtgtgtctgtgtgtgtgtgagtgtgtgtgtgtgagtgtgtgtctttgtgtgtctgtgtgtgtgagagtgtgtgtgtctgtgtgtgtgtgtgagtgtgtttgtgtgtgagagtgtgtgagtgtgtgtgtctgtgtgtgtgtgtgagtgtgtttgtgtgtctctgtgtgtgtgtgtgagagtgtgtgtgtgtgtgtgtgtgtctgtgtgtgtgtgtgtgtgtgagtgtgtgtgtgtctgtatgtgtgtgtgtgagtgtgtctgtgtctgtgtgtgtgtgtgtgtgtctggctgagtgtgtgtgtgcgcgtgtgtgtgtgtgtgtgtgtgtgtgtgcgtgtctgagtatgtgtgtgtgtgtctgtgtgtgtctgtgtgtgtgtgtctgggtgtgtctatgtgtgtgtgtatgttcgtgtgtctgtgtgtgtgtgtttgtgtgtatgtgtgtgtgtgtgtttgtgggtatgtgtgtgtgtgtgtttgtgtgtatgtgtgtgtgtctgtgtgtgtgtgtgtgtgtgtgtgtatatgtgtgtgtgtgtctgtgtgtgtgtgtgtgtatgtgtgtgtgtgtgtgtgtgtgtgtgtgtgtgtgtgcgtgcctgagtatgtgtgtgtgtgtgtctgtgtgtgtgtctgggtgtgtctgagtatttgtgtgtgtatgtgtgtgtgtgtgtgtgtgtgtgtgtgtgtgtgtgtgtgtctgtgtgtgtgtgtgtgtgtgtatgtgtgggtgtgtgtgtctgtgtgtgtgtgtgtctgtgtgtgtgtgtgtgtctgtgtgtgtgtgtttgtgtgtatgtgtgtgtctctgtgagtgtgtttgtgtctgtgtgtctgtgtgtgtgagagtgtgtgtgtgagtgtgtgtgtctgtgtgtgtgtgagtgtgtttgtgtgtgagagtgtgtgagtgtgtgtgtctgtgtgtgtgtgtgagtgtgtttgtgtgtctctgtgtgtgtgtgtgagagtgtgtgtgtgtgtgtgtgtctgtgtgtgtgtgtgtgtgtgtgagtgtgtgtgtgtgtctgtatgtgtgtgtgtgagtgtgtctgtgtctgtgtgtgtgtgtgtctggctgagtgtgtgtgtgcgcgtgtgtgtgtgtgtgtgtgtgtgtgtgcgtgtctgagtatgtgtgtgtgtgtgtctgtgtgtgtgtgtgtgtgtctgggtgtgtctgagtatgtgtgtgtgtgtgtgtgcgtgtgtctgtgtgtgtgtgtttgtgtgtatgtgtgtgtgtgtgtgtgtgtgtgtgtttgtgggtatgtgtgtgtgtctgtgtgtgtgtgtgtttgtgtgtatgtgtgtgtgtgtgtatgtgtgtgtgtgtctgtgtgtgtgtgtgtgtatgtgtgtgtgtgtgtgtgtgtgtgtgtgtgtgtgtgtgtgtgtgtgtgtgcgtgcctgagtatgtgtgtgtgtgtgtgtgtgtctgggtgtgtctgagtatgtgtgtgtgtatgtgtgtgtgtgtgtgtgtgtgtgtctgtgtgtgtgtatgtgtgtgtgtgtgtgtctgtgtgtgtgtgtgtgtgtctgtgtgtgtgtgtgtgtctgtgtgtgtgtgtttgtgtgtatgtgtgtgtctctgtgagtgtgtttttgtctgtgtgtgtgtgtgtgtgtgtctgtgtgtctgtgtgtctgtgtgtgtgtgtgtgtgtctgggtgtgtctgagtgtgtgtgtgtgtgagtgtgtgtgagtgtgtctgtgtctgtgtgtgtgtgtgtctggctgagtgtgtgtgtctgtgtgtgtgtgagagtgtgtgagtgtgtgtgtctgtgtgtgtgtgtgagtgtgtttgtgtgtgactgtgtgtgtgtgtgtgtgtgtgtgtgtgtgttgcgctggatttccagcattaggGCAGATTTTCTCCCGTTCTGTGATGTACTCCTGTCCCAGACTAATAGGAGTGTTTTTTATACACAGAAAGCCAGTTAGAAAACTTTGAACAAATCAGTACCTTGGGTAGCAGTATGACAATGGACCTCTTCCTGCTGTCCGGGTCCTGGGCAATCCACTTCAAGATGGCGTCGAAGACCACATCTTCCTGCTTGACGTTCAACTCGTCCTTCTCGATGATGTCTCTGAGCTCGAAGGCGGAGAGCTCCAGGAACTCCTCGCTCACCTTCACTATCTCCTCGAAGTGGTGCAGGATGTATACGTAGGCTTTGTGCCGCAGGTCGGGGCAGAAGTAATAGTCGGCGAACTTGCAGATGCCGATGCAGTTTTCCAGGCACAGCTGGCACTCCAGGAACTCACAGCAGGCGCGGACGATGCCCAGCACGTTGAACTGGTCGGCGGCGGCCAGCAACCTCTCCACGTTCTCCACGGTGACCGGGACCGTCCGGGTGTAGGCGTACTCGATGATCAGCTTCATCATGTCGGGCGACACGCCCGGTATGTTGTACACCTTCTTCTCTATGCTGTTCCAGCCGCTGGTAAACAGGGCGCTGCGCGGGGCGGGGGCAAGAAAAGGAATCAGAGGTGTTCCCCGCCGGGCGCGTGAAACCCTCCCACCGGCCGTGCACGAGAGTGACAGAggacctcagcaagtcaggcagcgccgATGGAGAGGAGTGTACGGTATAGAGCAGGTTCGGACCGGTGAGTTGGGCGGAGATGCAATTCAAAGTTCAGAGCAAACTTTCTATCAAAGTactgcaaacacacacacacacacacacacacacatacacagatacacacacagacagacagacacagacactaacacacacacatacacatgcacagagacacacacactcacacgcacacacgcacagacagacacagacacagacacagacacacacacacagacagacacacacctagaggaactcagcaggccaggcagcgtctatagaaatTAAAAGTACGGTCGCCATTGATAGAAAAAGACTCTGGCTCTCCACTCGCTCTCTGCCTCTTTTATCATCTTGTTCACCTCTCACACTCCATGGCTCCAAAGAGAAAC
The sequence above is drawn from the Hypanus sabinus isolate sHypSab1 chromosome X1 unlocalized genomic scaffold, sHypSab1.hap1 SUPER_X1_unloc_6, whole genome shotgun sequence genome and encodes:
- the LOC132385649 gene encoding kelch-like protein 10 produces the protein MEEPSASARQLRQGTMERKMSAMACTIFNELRLEGKLCDVVIRVNRIDFNAHKNILCSCSSYFRALFTSGWNSIEKKVYNIPGVSPDMMKLIIEYAYTRTVPVTVENVERLLAAADQFNVLGIVRACCEFLECQLCLENCIGICKFADYYFCPDLRHKAYVYILHHFEEIVKVSEEFLELSAFELRDIIEKDELNVKQEDVVFDAILKWIAQDPDSRKRSIVILLPKVLICSKFSNWLSVYKKHSY